Part of the Benincasa hispida cultivar B227 chromosome 11, ASM972705v1, whole genome shotgun sequence genome, GTCCAAGgtcatgtccaactattttagcttcctttaatgacatcaacttagctaaatattccaaaataattcttcATATCACCACATATACTTTATCTACTCTATCAAGTTGTAGTATTATCCaagtgattatgacttatgaatcctTTCTAAATTTCTTCTCAAAATGTTGGGTTTTTAATATCTTAAAACCTTTAATAAATCCATCGTCTCTTCCTCTTGTCCTTCATATCCATaaagcaattttttttaacattattttCGAGAATGTTCCATGTGAaggaatttatttataatgtCTCCAATTGCAccacaaaacataacactagtccttAATGAATTCTTGTCAAGATAATTTTATTCCTGGGCTTAAACATATAAATACCTTTATTTCTAAACtgtcataactctacatagtttcatcaacctttaagaTCTCTGAACTGAGGTATGTGTATTTGTTCGTTTCTTACATAATTCCCATGAGATAAACTAATGccaagtgacctcataatttattttattttattttcctccttttgtagtgtcgtacctgataatcctcttataataacttctaacgagtcactgtcctaaaattagaacataactggtgcatttaagttaaacaaatattttaatgcacaactatcataaaacttgtaattgataggacgtacctggcgatgacgaggaattTGTTCATAGGCCATAGGGACAATCTAGACTTatatagtaagtcagtctatagaacccaaaacatgggctctgataccaactgtaacgacccgaccccctaggacttaggtaaggccgttactaaaataaatgcatgcaaagaatttaaaacgacgctcaattatttgaaataaatgctaattaaaacaagagaagttcaaaagacatttattaaatgcaattgttaaaaacaataatagggtactcataaatcataaaggttaataaatacatatgaaaaacaattcttaataataagtttcaaacatcaaaactaaacattaagagaaacatgaaaaaaattctaaatctcatgatgcggaagcgtaaaaactagtcccagtagctcgatcatgaattccaCTGCGCCATCACCGGTgcatctctatccttatctgaaacatcaacataagaaagaatgagtatgaaatactcagtaagtagccccaccactggggtcaggctaggaatctatgtcctctagatacctgCATATGACACATAAACACATGAAACAgataagagactgagtcctattctattgtagttaagtatgcccacaaaactggtgaatcccgaaggaaacacaaaactggtgaatcccggaggaaacataaaactggtgaattccgaaggaaacacaaaattggtgaattccgaaggaaacacaaaattggtgaatctcgaaggaaacacaaaactggtgaatcccgaaggaaacacaaaactggtgaatcccgaaggaaatacaaactggtgaatcccgaaggaaacacaaactggtgagtatctaactaatcaatgaggatattcacacagtcttaaCGTGCTAAGATTTAACATTGTACagttctaaaacatacataaaaatccttgataccatggcttcatcacatacacataattcttaataacatattaacttgcatcataaatccacaacatgcaagtatgcctcaacaccagTAGATTAGACAttgacatatgaaaacacatactatcacatactaacgatcaagtactTAGGTGTGTATGTAAATAAATCAGAATTCGTGctagaacatactttgattcaggtcatattgtcaatcaacatgctaacatttaccataacatacacttatcatgctagcatacaactgaagcctggcccgtgggcagttccactagtaagattacttacttcaAATTTGGTCCCAAATTAACCCAAGTAATTAACCTTACTCTTGGAAGACTTTAAATCCACcttataacatacattacaaatattaatttagcaCCCCTagtccaaaaataataaatccaaaGTTTTAAACTCATATTTAGggtctaaatccaattaaccaaattaaatcaaatgaccacaaaTTTAACTTACTGAAGTCGCGGCTTGGTTCGAGGCTAGTTCCAAAGTTCTATTTATTTGTCCAAACTGAACCTAAATCAAAACCAAagtataataactaaattttcaATGATTACCCTTAATAAAAAAGGGAACCAAACCAACTACTCacccaaaacttaccaaaattattccaaaacaaACCACACCTAAACTTCTAAGAAAACACCTAAAACTAAGAATCTTACTCAAAAGAGATGTGACAGCAACTGCGACGACGGTAGAAGCTGGGCAGCGTTGGACGAAGAAGCGACGCCGGACAAAGAAGTGGCTCTGGACGACAAGACGGATCAGCAACGATGTCGAACCCACGATCTTAGATCTGGCACCCGTGGACAGCTGAGAGTCGACGATGACCGACACGGCGTGAGCAGAGGTGTGCGAAACCCCAGTGCGATGAGTCGACGGCGAGGAGAGGCACGGACACGCGACTGAGAAGGGAGAGATCACGCGGTTTGGGTCATCGATGCTCGCGGACGGCACCATTAGGCAAGGGTTGCCGAGAGAGAGAGATGCGAGCGGTGGAGGTGATCGGCGAGCAGCTGGGATTCGTGACTAGGGGCAGATGTTAGCGTCCGATCTGGGTGACGACGGctgaaggaggaagaaaaacGAAAGGGAGGGAGGGGTTTCGCATGAGAGTGAGGCGTGAGGGAGAGggttattctttttatttttaaaataataataataataaaatgaaaatagtacAATTATAATTTAATCCTTTCCTTATTCCACCTTATAccatttaaatttctttcctttcccaagaaaaataaattcttgccataaatttccaaattgagtttgacaattgaaaaaaatttgaataatttccacgccaacacttaaatcctcgcacttatactttaaattcaaaaattctaaACGTGCCCTTCCACTAAGGATAATTactgaaaagggaaaaattaCATTGCTATTAAATAAAAAGGCGCGGGATGTTACATGTAGTATCTTGAATTACAAAGTATaagaatataataaaaaaaaaattaggcaaTGACATGATGAAAGTAAACTCATATGTCATACAAGTCCACAAAAAGACTAATGAAATTCTACAACATCAAACTACAGTCTATCAACTAGAAACAAATGTTTTACGCATCTCTGCCatcattttttagattttattctcAAAACAATTTTCTAACTCGTTCATTTGATGCTTGAGTACTTGTACCTCAACTTTTCTTTGTTCAGATTCTTTTATTTGTCGTCTAGATTCTTGAAGGCATTGTTTGGACTCATTAAGATGATGCTTAAGATCGCGTATAGTAGATGATGATCAAAACAATTCAGAAGGAGTAACACCTACTCCATAACCACGAACACGTCCGTGTTTCTCTAGTTCAAATACTCGTACAAAAATCTCATCCTCGTTCATGTCAAGTGTACCATCGATCACTTGAGAAGCATATGATTTAAGTTTCGACTATAAATACAAATTCACATTttataattcaaaactaatGCATGTATAAACTTAAGTATTTACAACAAACACAAATCACTTCATGAAAATCTACACATCATCTTACAACATCAAGGTCTCCCATACCATTTATCATCTAAATATACTCTATCATTCAAATTAGTATCTTttccgaaaaaaaaaaaaaaacatagcaACATTGATGATACACTACATAAATCCTATCCAAATTCAAGTTCAAACACACATTAAGGAGATTTCTTCAAATCAATTCTTTCCAAGAAAACATAGCAACATTGATGATAAATTAATGGCCTTTAACTCAAAATCTAATCACCAACATCATTTATATCCGttatttttttaccattttctatTGTGTAGTTTCATTCACAATCAATTTATTATTTCTCAAATATATTTAAgtgaaaatattatatattagataattggactaaattaaaagaaatttatgtaatttttcatttaattacctCATTTTCAACTCTTTATTGTATACTTTGTGTACCACATGTGTGATATACATTCAAATTAGAACGattcttttggttttttaatttgAGCTTGATAGTTCATGCTTTATGGTAGTTGAGGTACGCTCATTTTAACATTAGAACTACTATAATTCTAAAAATATCGAAAGCCAATGTCGTGGTCAAGCAGCAAAAAAATACATCACTCGTTCATTCAATAGCTTATCAAAGATATTTAACCATAAGTAATCATACATGTAAATCATGGTATTAAACTTTGAACTGTTCTAAAGATAGCCTTGCATTTGGTTTATCTTGGTAGCTGTAACAAATGCTTGAGATTCTAAGAAATAATCTCATTAATTGAGATCAAATGGAAAAAGGTtatcttatattataattgAGACAATGCACCATCTATTGGAAACAGTCGACAAGGTTTGTTTGAGAAGTGGATTTTCCAACGGAACCTATCGTTGGTGGAAAAACTCACTCACTTGTTTCTCAAGCTTGGAGAAACAAATTTCTACGGGAACTTCCATATCCTTTCTTAAATTTGAGATAGGAGCGTTTAATTGCTTGTAATTCATTAATGACGATATCTATCGACTTTCTCTCTCTAAGTGTCCTCAACGAGCATGAGAAGCCGATTCTCAAGATTGTGACTTTCTCTCTAGATGCCCTCAACAATATCCTCACTCATCATTGCTGTTTCTTGTATTCTATCTTCATTCGTTTCTTCTTAACCTGTTTCGGCTATTTCTTCATATAGCAGAGAAGGGTCAACTATATTCATGACCCCTTGAGACAAGGCCATTTCGGTAACCAAATGAATATCCACACTATTGCAAAACGTCTCATCGATAGGTCTTTTTCCAATGATCATCTCTAATAGTAGTATTTTGTAACTGCAAACATCCCATTCAGTGGAAATTCTTCCACCTGCGCCGTATTCTGCAATTATTCATCATCATTATACCAATAGAagatcaaaatataataattttcatggaAGATGGTAAAGTTTAGATGGAAATGAAATACCTGGTAGGATATATCCGATCGAACCCTTGAGTGCAAGTGACATGGTTTGGCTAAAAAATATTTGATCATTTGATTCTTCCAACATGAATCTAGCTAACCTAAAGTCTCCTACATGAGCTACCATATCATCGTCGAGCAATATATTGCTAGGCTTTAGATCACACTGAGCAATTGGAGGTTCACAATGATTATGGAGATAGTCAAATCCACATGCAATGTCAATAGCAATGTTCAATCTTTGGATGAGATTTAACCTTCTTTGATTGTTCTGTTCATTTGGGGGATGAAGCAAACAATCAAGATTTCCATTGGACATGAAATTAAAGACTAGAGCTTTAAATTTATTCCCTTGTACATCAATGCTTGAGCAAGAAGTTATGATCTTGAGGAGATTTCAATGTCGTATGTTTGAGAGGGCGTTGCATTCATCCAAAAAACTCTTGGAAGCACCTTGTTGTTGGAGATTTAGAACTTTAATGGCAACAATAGATCCATTATTCGAAAGAATACCTTTATACACAGAGCCAAAACTACCTGAACCAATGAAATTTTCCTTAGAGAATCCTTCCGTTGATTTACTGAGTTCCAAGtaagaaatttgtgaacttCTTAAGcacaaaacacacaaaaatgATGCCCACCAAAATAACAAGGCAGGCAACTGTAGACGCTGTGGGGATTAACACCCTTGACGCTAAAaacttcttgggtgaatgtgtTCGATTATGTTTGCATGGAGGAAAATGTAATTCTTGTAAACCGTCACATAGATTGTTATTCCCAAGTATAGAAATCATGGTTGAATTGGAGAAAACTCCTTCTGTAGGCACTTGTCcctaaaaattattatatgataaattgagatacttgagagagcgAAGCCTGCCAAGAAATTGGGGAATTTGCCCAGACAAGTTGTCGATAGAGAGATTCAATTCTTCTATTCCTTTCAAATCTTCCAAAGATTCAGGAATTGTTCCCTTAAACTGGTTACCCCCAAGATACAAACGTTCCATGCTAATACATTTGTCGAGGTTGGTAGGAATATCACCTGATAATTGGTTCTCTGATACATCTAGTTCTGATAAACGAACTAACAAACCCACTTCTTGTGGCAATCGACCAGTAAAAGAGTTATGATCCAAGGCCAAAGACATCGAAAGGGAAGAGAGACTAAGGATTTCCTTTGGTATGGTGCCGCTTAGGTTGTTACTAGATAGCTCAAGAGTTAAGAGGCTTTCGCATTGTCCTAAGCCTGCTGGAATACTTTCGTCAAGTTTGTTGTGACTCATGTAGAGCTTGGTTAGTGAAGATAAGTTAGCAATGGAGGAAGGGATTGGCCCAGATAATTCGTTGTAATTCAAGTACATAACCTCCAAGTTTTTAAGCTTCCCTGTATTGGGAGGAATACTGCCATTCACAAAGTTAACTTCCATTGCAAGACGTTGTAAGTTAATCAAGTTTCCAATCCCTGTAGGAATGCTTCCACTTAacatattttgacctaaaaCTAGGACTCTCAGCGGGGTTGAAAGGTCGCCAATAGACGAAGGCAATACTCCTCCAAAATGGTTCGAACTCAAACTCAATATCCTTAGGCTTGTACAATTAGCCAAGGAACTAATAAAATTTAAGTCACCAACTTTTCCTCTTCCAAGTCTATTAGATGCAAAATTTAGATGCTCCAAGTATTTTAATCTCCCCATGTCATCAGGTAGCATTCCAACAAGGTTGTTCCCAGGAAAATCTAAGATTTGAAGGCCGGAGATATTAGCTAAGGACTTTGGAACAGGCCCATGAAAATTATTGACCCCACCACCTAAGGCTTGAAGATTAGGAAGAGTAAATCAGATATTTGGTGGTAGAGTTCCTTGCAATTGATTGTTAGCAAGAGACAAGTAAGTTAGAGAAGTTATATTACAGATTGAAGGCCACACTGGAACTGTCAAATTATTAGAAGCAACTAGGAACATTTTCAATTTAGATAGGCGTCCTATTTCACTTGGAATGTTTCCTTGAAAATTGTTGTACCCGAATGACATACGTAATATCGAAGAAAAATTTGCTATCCAAGGTGGGATTGTTCCAGTGAGATTGTTAATGCCGAATCCAAGAAATTCCAACTTGGTTAGAGTGAAGAACTGATATGGAATCTGACCTTCAAACCTATTCCCACCAAACTGAAGCAAACACAAGCCAGTGCAATAACTCATATTTGCCGGAATCTAACCACTAAATTCATTCAAGGACAAATTAAGAAGTTGCAGTTGTAGTAGCTTACCAAACTCCTGGGGAATATGGCCTTGAAAATTGTCGTCTCCCAAATTGATTTCAGTGAGATAAGTCATATTCCCCAGAGAAGGCGGTATCAAACCAGTCAGTTTTCGACATTCCAAGTTCAAAGCCACTACTCTTTTGACCGTGGAATTGCAGGCAACACCAAACCAATCACAATAATGCGTGGAATCATTCCAAGAGCTCATGATTCCAAGTGGGTCTTTGAGTACTCTGCTTTTCAGGTCAAGCAGAGCCAATCGATCTGGTTCATTTGTAGAAGCCAAGCTCATAGATATCAGAAATATATGGCACAAAAGTATGCATAAAATCGTGTTGCTATTGCAGAAATTGTACCTCATCTTGCAGCTGAGAAATGCTGGATTTGTAATGAACAATACGTAATCTGAGCAGTTTAATTACTCGAAAGGGTACGCAAAATGGTATTGTCGAATGTCGGCTATGGTAGCTTTGACTTTTGAGGTTTAAGTTTTCTTTGGAATTTACTCTTTGAGTGGTTATGAGGTGAGTTTTAAGTAATTctattagaaattagtttatattttgttgtAAGTTTTGTTATACGGACAGTTAAATGGTTAGTCACTGTTGtaattatgcctatttataggcctCTTTTGGTTAATAAattatacaacaaatttatttactctgctttaatatggtatcagagcaaattAAAACTCTTTGACTTTTCGTTTTCCCTCcagtcatttttttttctggtgacttttcttcttctcggGCCGATCTCGCTCGCTTCCGTCCACAGTGTCGAGCGCCATTGGTGAGCGCCGATTTTTTGTTCTCCTTCTTCATCTGAAACGACGATCATGACCAGATCTGACGACCCAACCTCATCTGGAAACTCCAACTCCATGGAGAATGTTCGAGCTTCCCCATCTTCCATTCTTGAACAATATCAGAACCCTTATTTTTTTCATCCCTAAGACAGCACCAGCCTTATGCTCGTTTCCAATCTTCTTACGGAATCGAATTACGACTCGTGGAGTCAGGCGATGAAGATCGGGCTCACTGTCAAGAATAAACTCAGCACCAGCCTTGTGCTCGTTTCCAATCTTCTTACGGAATCGAATTACGACTCGTGGAGTCAGGCGATGAAGATCGGGCTCACTGTCAAGAATAAACTCAGCTTCATCAATGGTGAAATCCCTCGACCTTCCGGTGAGTTACTCAGTTCTTGGATCATATGTAATGGCATTGTCACCGTGTGGATTCTTAACTCTCTTTCCAAAGAGATTTCTGCTAGCATCAACTTCTCCGATTCCGCTCAAGAAATTTGAGCTGATCTGCAAGAACGGTACTAGCGTAAAAATCGATCAAGAGTCTTCCAACTACGCCGTGAAATTTTCAACTTATCCCAAAATCAAGATTCTGTTACCACATACTATGCAAAGCTGAAAACGTTGTGGAATAAACTCATCTCCTACCGCCCATCTTGTTCTTGTGGAAAAtgcacttgtggtggtgtcaagAACCTACAGACTTACTTCCAAACAGAGTATGTTATGGCTTTTCTCATGGGTTTAAATGATTCATCTGCTCCTATCAGATCTCAGTTGTTACTAATGGAACCAGAACCATCAATCAATCGAGCCTTCTCTCTAGTTGCACAGAAGATTGACCAGAAAGCTAATGCGATATCTTCATCTAATGCCACTGCCCTCCTTGTGAAAAATGGTTCTTCTGCTTCCCACCAGACTGCTCCAAGCTATTCTCACAACACCAATCAGAACAAGAAGAAGGATAGACCGATCTGCACCCACTGTAATATTCAAGGGCATACTGTTGATCGTT contains:
- the LOC120090051 gene encoding probable LRR receptor-like serine/threonine-protein kinase At3g47570, translated to MSNGNLDCLLHPPNEQNNQRRLNLIQRLNIAIDIACGFDYLHNHCEPPIAQCDLKPSNILLDDDMVAHVGDFRLARFMLEESNDQIFFSQTMSLALKGSIGYILPEYGAGGRISTEWDVCSYKILLLEMIIGKRPIDETFCNSVDIHLVTEMALSQGVMNIVDPSLLYEEIAETG
- the LOC120090053 gene encoding LRR receptor-like serine/threonine-protein kinase EFR, with protein sequence MRYNFCNSNTILCILLCHIFLISMSLASTNEPDRLALLDLKSRVLKDPLGIMSSWNDSTHYCDWFGVACNSTVKRVVALNLECRKLTGLIPPSLGNMTYLTEINLGDDNFQGHIPQEFDKDRDAPVMAQWNS